One genomic window of Bradyrhizobium sp. B124 includes the following:
- a CDS encoding ABATE domain-containing protein, whose translation MFIADSLGLDFINSIATPVDTPVDWIADGGGLLRWLAQAKLVPSDVLDELKTRAAPGELDSVAGQARDLREWFRGFVRRHMGRPLTPRALRELEPLNRLLETDAAFSRIVAHRQEDGESGHDGFALEKTRRWRSAESLLLPIGEAMAKVVCEESFSDIKACEGPACTLMFADHTRARARRWCSMAVCGNRAKQAAHRSRMKDRG comes from the coding sequence ATGTTCATCGCCGATAGCTTGGGTCTCGATTTCATCAATTCGATCGCGACCCCGGTCGATACGCCGGTCGACTGGATCGCCGATGGGGGCGGCCTGTTGCGCTGGCTCGCACAGGCGAAGCTTGTGCCGTCAGATGTGCTCGACGAGCTGAAGACGCGCGCGGCGCCGGGCGAACTCGACAGCGTCGCCGGTCAGGCGCGCGATCTGCGCGAATGGTTCCGCGGCTTCGTCCGCAGGCATATGGGCCGGCCGCTGACGCCGCGGGCGCTCAGGGAATTGGAGCCGCTGAACCGGCTGCTCGAAACCGACGCTGCCTTCAGCAGGATCGTGGCGCATCGCCAAGAGGATGGCGAGTCCGGCCATGACGGTTTCGCGCTGGAGAAGACGCGACGCTGGCGCTCGGCTGAGTCATTGTTGCTGCCGATCGGCGAGGCGATGGCCAAGGTCGTCTGCGAGGAAAGCTTTTCCGACATCAAGGCGTGCGAGGGCCCGGCCTGCACGCTGATGTTTGCCGATCACACGCGGGCGCGTGCGCGCCGCTGGTGCAGCATGGCCGTCTGCGGCAATCGCGCCAAGCAGGCCGCGCATCGCAGTCGGATGAAGGACAGGGGCTGA